In Williamwhitmania taraxaci, the following are encoded in one genomic region:
- a CDS encoding long-chain-fatty-acid--protein ligase — MNIDILKDEIFEIQDNNSPVFERIALDVFNFQASHVPIYAQYLNHLGIDPSKISQLTDIPFLPVELFKSQRIIALGLQPEVVFMSSGTTGMVRSHHYVASTDLYKRSFLKAFKRFYGEPSDYCMLALLPSYLERDGSSLVYMMDELIKQSEHPDSGFYLHNIDEMAKKLTELDASGRKVLLIGVTFALLDLAEKHEFNLKNTIVMETGGMKGKRRELPRPELHSILCQRMGVKSIHSEYGMTELLSQGYSIGGGVFSTPPWMKVLIRDTNDPFCYNASSQSGGINVIDLANLYSCSFLELKDLGKLDAKGQFEVLGRFDNSDIRGCNLLMAE, encoded by the coding sequence ATGAACATAGATATACTAAAGGACGAAATATTCGAGATTCAGGACAATAATTCACCTGTTTTTGAACGAATTGCGCTTGATGTTTTTAACTTTCAAGCCAGCCACGTACCTATCTATGCACAATACCTGAATCACCTTGGCATCGACCCATCCAAGATTTCACAACTTACCGATATTCCTTTTCTTCCGGTAGAACTATTCAAATCGCAAAGGATTATTGCTTTGGGACTTCAGCCGGAAGTTGTTTTTATGAGCAGTGGAACTACTGGAATGGTACGGAGCCACCACTACGTTGCCAGTACCGACCTCTATAAACGAAGCTTTTTAAAAGCGTTTAAGCGCTTTTATGGTGAGCCATCCGACTATTGCATGCTTGCACTATTACCGTCTTATCTCGAAAGAGATGGTTCGTCGCTGGTTTACATGATGGACGAACTCATCAAGCAAAGTGAACACCCCGACTCCGGTTTTTACCTGCACAACATCGACGAGATGGCAAAAAAATTAACAGAGCTGGATGCCTCTGGCCGAAAGGTGCTGCTGATTGGTGTTACTTTTGCCTTACTCGATCTTGCAGAAAAGCATGAATTCAACCTCAAGAATACCATTGTAATGGAAACTGGTGGCATGAAGGGCAAGCGCAGAGAACTCCCTCGACCCGAACTGCACTCCATTCTGTGTCAGCGGATGGGAGTTAAGTCGATTCATTCGGAATACGGAATGACCGAGTTACTTTCACAAGGCTACTCTATCGGTGGTGGTGTATTTTCGACCCCACCATGGATGAAGGTTCTTATTCGTGACACTAACGATCCATTTTGCTATAACGCTAGTAGCCAATCGGGAGGTATTAATGTTATTGACTTAGCCAATCTATACTCCTGCTCATTTCTTGAGTTAAAAGATCTTGGGAAGTTAGATGCAAAGGGTCAATTTGAAGTCCTCGGCCGCTTCGACAACAGCGATATTCGCGGATGCAACCTGCTCATGGCTGAATAG
- a CDS encoding phosphoglycerate kinase — protein MATIQNYNFAGKKAIIRVDFNVPLNKQTFEVTDDTRIRGTLPTINKILKDGGSVILMSHLGRPSGVEAKYSLKPVISVLSKLMGGKEIKFADDCMGESAKTLSANLKPGEILLLENLRYYEEEEGKPRLPETATEEEKKIAKVLVKEKQKAFTKQLASYADCYVNDAFGTAHRAHASTALIAQYFPGNSMFGFLIESELNAMDIVLKKAEKPFTAIMGGAKVSDKILIIENLLDRVDNLIIGGGMTYTFIKAQGGKIGKSLCEEDKLDLALELLKKAKEKNVKVYLPVDAVNADAFDANANIQTTKIDQTPDGWMGLDIADESIAIFSKVIENSKTILWNGPMGVFEMDKFSKGTTAIAHAIAKATEKGAFSLIGGGDSVAAINKNKLADKVSYVSTGGGAMLEYMEGKELPGIKSIRG, from the coding sequence ACCCGTATCCGCGGAACGTTACCTACTATAAATAAGATATTGAAGGATGGAGGCTCCGTAATCCTCATGTCGCACCTAGGACGTCCATCTGGTGTGGAAGCAAAATACTCCCTAAAACCCGTTATCTCCGTTTTATCAAAACTAATGGGCGGCAAGGAAATTAAATTTGCAGATGACTGCATGGGCGAATCAGCCAAAACACTATCGGCAAACCTAAAACCCGGTGAAATTCTCCTGTTGGAAAACCTTCGCTACTATGAAGAGGAGGAAGGGAAACCTCGTTTGCCCGAAACCGCTACCGAAGAGGAAAAAAAGATCGCCAAAGTCCTTGTTAAGGAAAAACAAAAAGCCTTTACCAAACAGCTTGCCAGCTATGCCGATTGTTACGTAAACGATGCCTTTGGAACTGCTCACCGTGCCCATGCATCCACCGCACTTATTGCACAATACTTCCCAGGGAACAGCATGTTTGGTTTCCTTATCGAAAGCGAACTAAATGCCATGGACATCGTCCTAAAAAAGGCTGAGAAACCATTTACTGCCATCATGGGTGGTGCAAAGGTTTCGGACAAGATCCTGATTATTGAAAACCTTCTTGACCGTGTCGACAACCTTATTATTGGTGGTGGAATGACCTACACCTTTATTAAGGCACAAGGTGGGAAGATTGGTAAATCGCTGTGCGAAGAAGATAAACTCGACCTTGCCCTTGAACTGCTGAAGAAAGCAAAGGAGAAAAACGTGAAGGTTTATCTCCCCGTTGATGCCGTTAATGCTGATGCTTTTGATGCTAACGCCAATATCCAAACCACCAAAATTGACCAAACACCAGACGGTTGGATGGGCCTCGATATCGCCGATGAATCGATTGCTATCTTCAGCAAGGTAATCGAAAACTCTAAGACCATTCTCTGGAACGGTCCGATGGGCGTTTTCGAAATGGATAAGTTTTCCAAGGGAACTACTGCTATTGCTCACGCCATTGCTAAGGCAACCGAAAAAGGTGCCTTTAGCCTTATTGGTGGCGGGGACTCCGTTGCGGCTATCAACAAAAACAAGCTTGCCGATAAGGTTAGCTATGTTTCTACTGGCGGTGGTGCTATGCTCGAGTATATGGAGGGTAAAGAACTACCAGGAATCAAGTCTATAAGGGGATAA